DNA sequence from the Coregonus clupeaformis isolate EN_2021a chromosome 30, ASM2061545v1, whole genome shotgun sequence genome:
GAAAAAAATAATTGGGTTGGTTTTCAGGCCGTTTGGGCAGGTTGATCTAGATATTTTAACTAGACCTGGCAACCCAGAGTAACTGGCACATTTTAATCTGTCTGAAAGTACAACATTGAAGTGTTCTAATCACTTGTTGTACATTTTTACATGTGATTCTTCCGCATGTCCTTTTTGCAAGAACAGGTGAATAAAGCGCCTGTCTTCTTAATTTCACACGTTGTGAGCACGTTAAGCATTTTTACACTTCATTTTTTCACATGTTGTGTTTGCATTTACAAGTGTAGAAAACGCGTGTCTTCTGTGAAGTTGCTTTTCAGGagtaggagggagggaagaggaggagggggagtcaTGAACCAGGGGGAGGATGGCAGAAGTGGATGTTGAGTTCGAATCAAACAGCGCGTCGAGTAAATTTGGTGAAGACGAATGTTCTGAATGGACAACAAAAATGAAATTGTCTAAAATTGGAGTGGAGGATACGTGTATGAATGATAATAAATCGCTTCTTGTTGGGATGTGTTTGTTGAGGAAGGATGCATATGTGGGAAATCCGTTTGAGGTGTCGGAAATGGTGAAGTATGCGCTTGAAAAAGtggagtctgtcagagtgaccaggagtggttttatttttatgaattgtATTTCTGAAGAACAGAGGAAGGTTGTAGAGGGCCTCAAAAGAATCCGGACAACAGTTGCTTTGTTCTACTCTTAGACAGGCCTGCAATCTGAAGGCCACATAACCTATGCCTATGTACGTGGCTGAGACAGCAAAATATATCCACGGCTGTCCGAGCATGATACGAGGTTATTGTATTTCAGATGCTTGTCAGTAAAGGCCTGATTCATTTAACAGTGAAATGAGCAGCCCACTCCCCCCACAATAACAACATTTGTTATATTTGGTACAgatataatcatcatcatcaaaccAACTCTCTCTTACACAAGAATGTTTATGGAGGTGTGTTTGCTGTTGGTAAGGCTACCTGTCTCACCTCGATGGCTATCTGGTCATTAAGGTGGTCATGTCTAGCTATATACATGTCTTTGTATGAACAACAACCATTCAACACACTCCATTACATTTGACAGTGTGTGAGATACAGAATGGGTCATGGTTTGCAGTGCCCCAGAGTGCTACGTAGTTTATTTTGTTTGAACTTGAGGTCTCGCATTAACGGAAAAGGTGAGAATGTCCTTGACAATCGCAACATTCTGGTAAATGGGATGGGAGACAGTGGTCAGCATAGTCCAAAGCCCTGTTTCCCAAAATCaacttaaggctaagttcatcattacaGTTTCCCCTGCAGCCTCAGGCCCGTCCagtgctgccacacacacagttGTTCAATATGACTTATTTGTCTTCCCACTAGCATGCCATTCAGTAATATATGATGAAGATTAATACTGGCCAGAGTCCAGTGTTTAGAAGAATCTGCAGGGACATTCAAGTATGATTGTAGAGTATGAAGAAGGATTTCTCTTACTTTTATATTACATAATAAACATCAACTACTACTGAAAAACAGGAATTActttctgtgttgttgtttttcactGGGAGATGCACGAAACAGTCACCATGCAGTATGTCCTGACCTGGGGTTTGTCTGAAGTTGGGAAGCAGCCTCACCTGGGATACACAAATAGGCTGTTCACACAAGCCAACATTTTTAAGAGTGATTCTGTGGTATCCAGTATCCATGTTCTGTATCAGAATAAGCAATAATCTGTCATTCTGAATTGCTTTGTCTTTAAATCCATTTTCCTTACCTTCTCCTGACACTTTTTGTTTCAAGATGTTTTGTCTTTTATGCTACtttgtcctgcccatctctctgtaCACGATTTACTGTCTGGGAGCAAATCTGGATGCACATCCTGATTCTCCGTGCAAAGTGTTCAGTTGTAGCATCAGAGACCGGGGATGGGGCGGcgggcagggggcagggctgtATTCAACAGAGACAATGTTGTGGAACCTttagatagaaatgtattgtgtggAACAAACATGCCTCCCTGACTATAGTCCctcctatagctcagttggtagagcatggcgcttgcaatgccagggttgtgggttcgattccaacggggggccagtatgaaaaatgtatgcactcactaactgtaagtcgctctggataagagcgtctgctaaatgactaaaatgtaaaatgtatagaataatgaatcatgtcagctctattcatgccatttctatctgcaacgtttgcCTACTGAAATGCCCCAGGAAATAGAGGTccaatcaggggtgtattcattacacaAGTTCTATTGCAAAACGTTTAGTCTGtcacaaaacgttttgcaacagaaactgTTTACTGCAAATGCTGTTCAGTTCCGTTTTATTCTCAACTCCCTTTCCTCTACTTCTCCTTTTCCTAGCTTCCTTTCTTCGTTTCCTTTCCTCCTATCCTTTCTGTGCTTCCTTTCCTTTTCTCCTTTCCCAGTTCGCTTGCATCATTTCCTTTCCTCATATCCTagctccctttctttctttcctttgccatctccctttcctccttttcTATTGTAGCTCCTCTACCTTTCCTAGCTCCCTTTGCTTAGCCATTAGTGTTCTTGATATTAATATCACTATTGAACACTATTTGGATTGGGATATTGTAAATTGCTAtgatttgtttttttaaatttgtGAATGATGTATGCAAGGTGGCTGACTGTATTAAAAAAAGCAATTTTATGTCAGATGTTCTAAATTAAGTTATACTTCAATTGTTGTGGCAATGGGGGCCTCAAAtagtgatcaaatcaaataaaagtgtattggtcacgtacaccgTTTAGCACATCAAAGTGCACTTGGAATTTTACACTGTTGACAAAATGTACACACTACTTATTTTCCCCAATGTAGTGAAACATTTTTGATATATACATTTTAAATATTGAATAACATATGTCATGACCAAGCCTACTGCTTGGGCTTATTAGTCAcccacaaataaaaataaaaagtatattCCCTATCTTTATTTTGTGCAATGACTTGAATAATTTGCTCAGGACATATATGTAGCCTGTTAATATTTGTCATGGTTTTCACAGTCCGACTATTGTTATGCTACTTTGTTGATAAAGCAACTCACACTGTTCCAGAATAAATGGGCTTTGGAATGATCCTGGTCCTTCCTCCACTGCAGCCTCCTCAACAGTTTATTAATTTCTTTGCAGAAACAATATTTTCATCCAGGCTTTGTGGCTTGGAAAGGGTAGTGACTATTAATACATTAATCTCATAATCAAACAGATGGGTTTTTTGACTTTAGTTAAAACACCATCCTCTAGTGGATGTATAGTGTCATCAGAATGAGTAGGAAATCATTATTCAAGACAAAGGCTGGAGAAACATATTGCTTCTATAAAATAATGAATAAACGATGGAGGGGATTTGTTTTCACATGGACTTATAGCTTGTTACTTCAGAGGCAAAATTGTTGATGTCCAGACAATGGAAATTAAAAAAGATCAACTGTAATGGTGGCATTGAGCTCTAGAAATGCATTTGTTTGTCATCACAGAGAGTCTGTGTAGTGCTATTATTCAGTCATTCAGTTTGACCGTCAGCTACAATCCGTAGGACACTTTTCTGATATCAATGACAACAGAATTTGATTTTATTGCTCACAGTTTTAAAAAACTAAATAAATTCTGAATTAACATAATACAAATTGCATATTAAAACACACTAAGAGCCAAATGTGGATTACACAATGATTGAAGAcactgtctgcgtcccaaattagTTCATGGAATAACCACTTATAGGAGGTAGCTTAATGTAATTATCACTGGCATTGGTTATGTGGGTCAACAGGATTGAGGATCTGAAATTTAATTTTGTATTATTAGGCAACAATCTTAGCAAAATAAGGCAATTGATATGTTATTAACTTGAGATATGAAATAAGGTTTGAAATAATTAAGGAATGAAATTATCTCCATGGGCCCAccttgggggggggggtcaaaggtCATACCTGTATGCATTTTGGGGTATATTGAGACAGAATGGGCAGCATTGAGATGTGCTCTATTATCACATGGTACCCTAGATTATAACTACACCAAATTTCCCACAGTACAATGAGACCCATAGGAAAAGTTTAAAGAGTCATCATAGATTTAGTGTAAAATCAGTCACAGCAGCCTATTTTCAAGTTGGCCGCCATGCATTTCAATGTGGAGGAACTTAATAGATTTTTCAAAGCCATAAATGAATAAATAATTGGTGTAATAAGACCAATAAAGCCTGAAAATGTGTGTTACAGTGAGGAAAATGCTAAATGCTGGCCCAGGGATGTTATATGTTTTTAGCAAAATATTACCAGAATAATGGTAGAAATATGCCAGAAATGCTGTCTGAATTGCAGAGTTTTGTAGCTCTCCGGCCCTCTCCCCCCATTCCCTGGGGCAGGATGTAGTGGCTGGATGTAGTGGCGTCCCCTGGTGGCCGCGGGCAGGGGCCAGATATGTCCGGTTGGCCTATCGGCCAGATAGGTAGGTCCGGCCGGTCAGATAGGACTGGTCGGCCCGATGGGTCCAGCCGGCTGGCCAAATAGGTCAGGTTGGCCTGACGGCCAGATAGGTAGATTTGGCCGACCAGATAGGTCTGGAAGCCGGCCGGCCAGATAGCTAGGTCCGGCTGGCCAGATAGGTAGCTCCGGCCTACCAGATAGGTCTGGTTGGCCTGACGGCCAGATAGGTAGGTCCGCCCAATGGGTCCGGCCAGATAGCTTGGTTCGGCTGACCGGCCGGCTAGATAGCTAGGTCCGGCCGGCCGGCCAGATAGCTAGGTCCGGCCAACAGATAGGTCTGGCAGCCCGATGGGTCCGGCCAGATAGCTAGGTCCGGCCAACCGGTCGGCCAGATATGTGGGTCCGGCCGGCTGGCCAGATATCTAGGTCCAGCTGGCCGGCCAGATAGCTTAGTCCGGCTGGCCAGATAGGTTTCTCCAGCTGGCCAGATAGGTCCGGCGGCCCAATGTGTCCGGTCAGATAGCTTGGTTCGGCCGACCGGCCGGCTAGAtaggtccacatacttttggtaatgtagtgtatgttacTTATTTGCTTTATGAAACGATATTATAAAGtataatatttgttttattatggaatatatacaatatatatatatatatatatatatatatatattatgtctTTAACAGCTACAGTTCAGGTGACGCAATGACTTCCACAAGAGGACCTTGCAAATGGTTCGTTAACAGATACATAATCTAATCATTTCTACATATTGAGATTCTAGACCAACAATCTTCTGTTCATGCCGAGACTAACAATGATTATTAATAGCTATAGTAATAACTAACTATAATAGCTATAATAATAAATAGTCTTATCTGACAGTACAGTGTTTGAAGCATCCATCACTTGCTAAAATCAAGTTTTGAGAGCAAGTTTGGCAAGCCActataattttacattttagtcatttagcagacgctcttatccagagcgacttacagttagtgagtgcatacattatttttttatttttcatactagccccccgtgggaatcgaacccacaaccctagctttgctaacgccatgctctaccaaccgagctacatcccttgcggccattccctcccctaccctggacgacgctgggccaattgtgcgccgccccatgggtctcccggtcgcggccggctacgacagagcctggataattAAAGCAAGTTTTGCAAGGAAGTTTTTTAAGCCAGTAATTAACAGTTACCACGCATTAATTATGTTTGTACATTCCCCAACAataaaatgaaaagctaaaacaGGTCATGAACAAAAATGTGGGTACTTCAATGAGTTCAATTGCATTTTCTCCTGTATTTTGACGGCAGTCACGGCACGTGCCTGATTTTCTCCTATCTTTTGACAGCACTGCTCTTATGCTGTTGACCAATGACGTGGATGTATGACGGCTGGAGTAGGCTGGAATACGCCCCTAGCTGAAAAGGGGCGCGGCTTTGGCCATCCTCGAACGAATCATACGAATTCAATATAAATGGATGGGTTAGTATTCTCGAACGACATAGTAGAATAAAATGATATGATCCAATGGGATTGGAGGATGTTAAAATCTGGTTAAAAGTGCTGCCAAAAGGTTGATGGGAAGTGTAGTTTAATTTGTGTTAATGCGATTTCCGACGTCATTTGTCACTAGAGGGCACTCTGTACAAAGTTTTGCAAAATAGTATTCGGGCCTTGAGCTGTCTGCAATAAAAATGGTTTGTGGAGCAAGATGTGGTTGGCAGAGGACCATCATGTCGACTAACGTCGATGTGTAAGATACACTTGATGCTGGGCGGGAAGGGAAATGGCAGCAAATAGTGTGGACGGAATGGAAGAAATGGAGAGAAGGTTGGAgaagcaacagctgtgctggaGTGCCATCAATATGGGTGACCGTTCTGATGATATAGAGCAGGAGGGTGAGGGTCAAGGATCTGAAAATAAATAAAGACTTAGGAAGAAAAGAGATCATGATACTGAAAGCAGTGGAGCGTCTAGTGTAGAAAGTAAAAAGAGGGTCAAAGTAGGAAGTAAGAGTAATAATATGTCGAAGTGGAAAGTTGTGATGGTGTTTGATGAGACCACAGGGCCTCATTTGCACCCTTTCCAACTAACTAATGCAGTAGAAAAAAAGGTGAAGTTAAACTAGCCCGGTTAATTGGAAATGGTAGATTGCTAATATTTTGTGGTAGCCAGGCTCAGCAGGGGAAGATTCTGCTAATGGAAACGCTTAATGGGAAGAAGATTAAAAAACATGTACCTGGTGCTTATGCTAGGTTGAGGGAGTCATCACTGGGGTCCCAATATCTATGTCCACAGATtatattaaagaaaatgtgaaggtcggcagagtgattgaggccaaaaggttgatcagtaggaaagaAAGTCAAAGAAGTGAAAGCTTATCAGTGATGCTGAGGTTTGATAAAGTATGCCCTGGAAAAGTACAGATCGGATTCCTTAGATTCAATGTCAGAGAATTTGTCCCATATGTATTAcagtgttttaaatgccaaagaatgggacatgtagctgctcagtgtaaaggaaagaaaagaTATGTCAAGCGTGGAGAGGAACATGATTACAGTGAATGTGTAAGCAATGTGAAGGTTAAGTGCTGTAATTGTGGGGGAGAACACagtgcagcatttggtggatgccaggtgcaGAGAGAGGCTCAGAGATATAGGATCAGTCATGATGTATCATATGCAGAGGCCGTAAAACAGATTGGTAGAACTACAGTGTGGATTGATGGGCCTACATGGATGTTActgtagtaagtggacctactGTTGGGGCTCATGAATGTGGGGTGTCAAAGGACACTTTGATAATGAATAAAGTTGACTTCATAGCTTTTATTGGTAAGGTTATCAATACGACTCGGAttgtggaaagcagaaatgccaggttgaaggTTATTGTGGCGACGGCAAAAGAGATATTGGGGGTAACAGATGTTACTGTTGAAAtggttgttgacatgctgaacaatcctaagggtggcgtgtttcagcatgatataaATAAAGTTGAATGGTTTAGGGGGGTTGGGGAGTGTTTTTGGGGGGAGGGTGTGGTAGAAGTTAGTAGggatttatttgtttttttattttatttttcatggtAGTACAGAATTGCACAGCTTATGATTGATCGTACattccagtacagtaggtggcggcatgtaCTTTACATTTTTGTTTGCAGACCGCCATGAtatcaaagaagaagaagaagaagaagaatggtTGGAAAAGCAGGTTGGTCGGGAAGAGAGAAGCAATGTCATATCAAGTCATATTGAGTGCCATCTACTGCTCCATCATAAGGAAGAATGTCTGCTTTGCCTCTCTGAAGTCATTAGTGAGGATGTGGACATTTAGTCAACCATAGATTTAAAACAATCATATTTGCTATTTATTGTGGTCGTTTTTATACATTGTAGCCGCATCAGCACAGTCAATTACCTTTCTTTTTGCTAAGGGATTATTTTTACCTGCATTAAGTCATGCATTAAAGTTAGTTTGAGAAATATTTTTTAAACTAGTTTGTCAAGGTCCATTTATTGTTCTTGAAGAGGCACTGTGGGagtagtctgggtaccagtctgtttagctatcataccactccttgccactccttatCATGCTAAACAACTTTGACATGCAGTATGACACAGAGTACAATGAGTGGAATGTTATCTAAACAGACGGAACCTAGACCAtcctatcagccaatcagggctgtgtataTAAATATCTTCAAATGTGTTTCCTAACGCCCACatgatcagactgagcatttcaaggGCCAAAGGAGGCTCAGAGAAATACattatgaaaaatatgttttggagttattttcatgaaataaacacacactgtgatttatttgacatacagtgatgatttaaaaatatAATTACAAAGACACCGTGGGGGCTTTAAAAAACAGGTACAAATATATAATCCGCTTAAATAGACAGTGCATCAACAATAGTTTGCACACAACAAATAGGAATACCACTACatcaataaaaatgtatttagtgaTGGAGAATTCAATTTGTAGAGTTTGAGAGCTTTTGCCAAGAATGAATTTGGTGTCTGGTTACAACTGAACATTGCCTTAAACTAAAATTAACTGTGGACCTACATCCTATTGCTAATTTTTATTTATACAGGTTAAATCTTTCATAGCATTAGCTCTTCATAATAAGTTGTTGGGCCAATGCACAAGTTTGTGTACATGTAGGATGCAAAGACATGGAATTTTGACAACAAACAAAGGACTGTGCTTATTAGAGCCAACAAATCAAGCTTTGAATCAAAGACAAAAATTCAGCAAAGCACAATAGCCATATAACTGTTTATTCTGTACAGTATGATTCCAAAGTGGACTGATTTTCAAATAAAATTACAATGCACACATTTCttgtcatgttgtcaacaaaCTGTCAAATTTGAAAATAAAGTTCACATGTACTAACGGAACTTTATTTTTGCACTATATCAGCTAAAAAACAACATAACATAGATATGTCTATTTACTGAATGTATCCATGCAACAAACTCAATCAGAAGCTGGCATTCCTTTAATTGTGAATAACAAGATACATATATACTGACAATGTCTAATCATGTACTGTGCAACAAAAAGGAGCAACAAATGGACTAGCCTGGACAGCATTTTTGAATATTCATAGATATTTTCAAACAGAGATTTAGATTTACCCATCATTTTACCCATATATTTACCCGTAACAATCATAATAATAAGTAAGATATTTATTTGGTTAGCAAAGGCATTTCAAGCCCAGGTGGACATACTGAGGGGGAGGTTGAGGGAGGGTTACACTCCACTCTGAAGGGTGATCCAGGACTGTGCTCTGGTGGAGTGGATGCTGAAGGCAGGGTACACAGGCTCTCTGAACACAGCCCTGAACGTGTGCAGATGCTCCCGACGGCCCTTGAGGCTGTGGAAGATCAGTGCTCCCCCCTCATAGTCCAGAGCCACCTCCACCCTCAGCGGCTGAATGGCCATCTCCGCCAGCGCTACATTTGAGGAGGCATGGCACGCCGTCAGCTTCTTGTTCTTCCACTGCAAACGCCAGGAGACCGGGTTATGCCCCAGCCGGCTGTGGTCACCCCTCCTGGGCATGCTCTTGTAGCACAAGCCCACTGACCACATGCTCTGGTCGCCCACCTCCACCACCCAGATGTGCTCCCCACTGGTGAAGCCCTGGGAGCAGAGGACCTGGGGAAAGGCACTGAACCTCTCTGGGTTATCAGCGTAGGCCTGCTTGGTACCGCTGTACTTGACTGTCCGCAGGTCGTTGGAGAGCAGCAGGCTGGTGTGGGCCGTGTTGAGGTTAAAGGTCAGCTCCAGAGGGTTTAGCAGGACGTGGAGGGACTGGAGGAGCCGAGCCATCTCTGCCCTGAAGTCCTCCGTTCTCAGACTGGCCTGGAGCCGCTTGGTGTTCAGAGGGACCTTGTTGGGCACTCTGGCCACGGTGCCCGTCACGACCTCCCTGAGCTGGGGCTCAATCAGCAGGAACCTGTGGATGAACAGACACTTGTCTGTCTCTGTGAGGACATCGGTGGTGCGCTGGTGGGCCTCCatcagctgctgctgctgttccTCTAGAAGCCCCAGGCCACTCTGCCAGGTCTCCCTCTGatggcctctctcctcctccagcagcAGGTTCATCCTGTCCCTGTACCTGCTCACCAGGCCGGCCATGCTGTTCATCAGGGCCACAGCCTTGGACATCAGCTTGTCTCCCACAGCCTCAGAGGTGCCCTGGTCATAAGCAGCCCTCTGCAGCAGGGTCTCGGTCAGCTGCAGCCTGGTGGCCACCGCCTTGCTCTGACTCTCCAGAGCCCGCCTCATTTCCTCATCGGCTGCCTCGAACGCCAGGACATCATGATTCTGGTGGGTGCCCTCAATGAAGCAGGTGGCGCAGAGAGAGGTCATGTCGCTGGTGCAGAAGTACTCCAGTAGGCGTCCGTGGATGACGCAATCTCTCTGGCCCagctcagtctggggctccaccAAGGCATGGCTCCGGAAGGACTCCCTCTCAGTGTGGTGCTGCAGGTGCCTGGCACACAGGGACACCTCACACTTTAGGCAGGTCTTGATGGCCAGTGTCTCTGTGTCCAGGCAGTGGTCACAGCGCACCTCCAGCGGCTCTCTCTTCAGGTGGTCCGCTGGCGCAACGGCCCTGTAGCCTTCTATGATGCCGCAGAGCTTGAAGTTCCTGTGCAGTGTCTCTGTACCGTCGTACTCTTCTCTGCACTCAGGGCATTGAGGCAGGCTCTTCTCTCCATCGCAGATATTTGTAGCTTTCCGAATGCAAGCCAGGCAGTAGTTATGGCCACAGGGCAGATACACGGGATCCGTGTAGAGCTGCAGGCAGATAGGGCAGCTGAGTTCATGTTCTAAcagctcctctggtttagacagaGACATGGTCCTTCCTTATTCACTTGAATTCTCCACACTGGCCTCAGCACacactgaagagagagagggagagagagcaggataaGGAAGTAAGCTTTGATATTTACTGGCAAAGCAAAGTTGAAATGTGTGCAGAGCAACATTCCGAGAGGTGATAGTGCCAAGAATCCCGTCATAGGGGCACTCCTTGACAGTAAGTTGCCAGTACACATCGTTATTAAAATATGTTCTGAATCCACTAACCAAAAGTCTTTAAAAAACAAAACTCAGTCACAATGATTGAAACCACTCAGTCACAATGAGGAAAATGCAATGTGAGATGGGGGAACTCAGtattgtacatactgtataaacACGTGCCCCATCGTACCGTGTTTACTGTAAACACCTCACTCTAAATGACAATTCCAGTGTCTCCCAGCTCTTGGAAAAATGtgtgttttgttttatgtttgtACAGAAGATACATGTTTTAATTGAGGTCAATAATGGATAAGAAGCGGTCTctgttttttgtttatttatttagcaCGCTAAAAACAAGCAAACACAAAATTCAGTGCAGGGTTAAAGACAAAAAAGGTCAAAAAGCCCAGCAAGTTCAAGTgagtttatttgtcatatacacaTGACATACAGGGGCTTGTCAGTTGGC
Encoded proteins:
- the LOC121546682 gene encoding E3 ubiquitin/ISG15 ligase TRIM25, translating into MSLSKPEELLEHELSCPICLQLYTDPVYLPCGHNYCLACIRKATNICDGEKSLPQCPECREEYDGTETLHRNFKLCGIIEGYRAVAPADHLKREPLEVRCDHCLDTETLAIKTCLKCEVSLCARHLQHHTERESFRSHALVEPQTELGQRDCVIHGRLLEYFCTSDMTSLCATCFIEGTHQNHDVLAFEAADEEMRRALESQSKAVATRLQLTETLLQRAAYDQGTSEAVGDKLMSKAVALMNSMAGLVSRYRDRMNLLLEEERGHQRETWQSGLGLLEEQQQQLMEAHQRTTDVLTETDKCLFIHRFLLIEPQLREVVTGTVARVPNKVPLNTKRLQASLRTEDFRAEMARLLQSLHVLLNPLELTFNLNTAHTSLLLSNDLRTVKYSGTKQAYADNPERFSAFPQVLCSQGFTSGEHIWVVEVGDQSMWSVGLCYKSMPRRGDHSRLGHNPVSWRLQWKNKKLTACHASSNVALAEMAIQPLRVEVALDYEGGALIFHSLKGRREHLHTFRAVFREPVYPAFSIHSTRAQSWITLQSGV